Proteins encoded in a region of the candidate division WOR-3 bacterium genome:
- the uvrA gene encoding excinuclease ABC subunit UvrA encodes MLDQNDGIRVKGARVHNLKNIDVFIPRNKFVVITGISGSGKSSFAFDTLYAEGKRRYVESLSAYARQFLGMMDKPDVDEINGLSPAIAIQQRTASKNPRSTVGTVTEIYDYLRILYARIGIPYCYQCGRHIESQTTDQIVDAILSYPAGTRIEILGPVVRGRKGEYKEYLQKIKRRGYVRVRIDGKIYEIENVPELERYKKHNIEIVIDRIILKDGIRKRLADSIEMGLREGEGLLIVIIDSKKEVIFSQKLACVNCGISYPEISPRMFSFNSPYGACETCDGLGTKMEIEPKRVILNPNLSILDGAIKPYGLPGSWRTAVLKGLAKKLKFDLDKPFNRLPPEVREIILHGENIPIEVEYIRRDGSGRGVFQEMFEGVIPELMRRFHETSSESVREEIEDYMVITPCPDCKGKRLKPQSLSIKINEKNIAEITELSVKNALNFFKHLNLSEKEKIVAKDVIKEVMRRLEFLNSVGLDYLTLDRTTDSLAGGEEQRVRLATQIGSGLVGVLYILDEPSIGLHQRDNKRLLDTLKSLRDLGNTVLVVEHDSETIHSADYIIDLGPGAGENGGYVVCVGTPDEIAKNPKSITGQYLSGIKRIEIPKTRRQKRGSLIIRGARANNLKSIDVEIPLGVFVCVTGVSGSGKSTLIVDTLYRALAQEYYHSKYPPGEYKEIIGLEHIDKVINIDQSPIGRTPRSNPATYTGAFTPIRDLFASLPESKVRGYKPGRFSFNVPGGRCEQCEGGGILWIEMHFLPDVYITCDACQGKRFNRETLEVKYKGKNISEVLNMSVSEALEFFQHIPPIKRKLQLLYDVGLGYIKLGQPATTLSGGEAQRIKLAKELSKIATGKTLYILDEPTTGLHFEDVKLLLDVLNKLVDRGNTVIVIEHNLEVIKCADWIIDLGPEGGEEGGKVVCTGTPEDVSKKEDSYTGQFLRKIL; translated from the coding sequence ATGTTGGATCAAAATGATGGCATAAGGGTCAAGGGTGCAAGGGTTCATAATCTAAAAAATATCGATGTTTTTATTCCAAGAAATAAATTTGTTGTAATCACCGGCATTTCTGGTTCGGGCAAATCTTCTTTTGCATTTGATACATTATATGCTGAAGGTAAACGGAGATATGTAGAATCCTTGTCAGCATACGCAAGACAATTTTTGGGTATGATGGATAAACCAGATGTAGATGAAATAAATGGACTTTCTCCGGCAATCGCAATTCAGCAGAGAACTGCATCAAAAAATCCCCGTTCAACTGTGGGTACGGTCACAGAAATATATGATTATTTAAGAATATTATATGCCCGTATCGGAATTCCATATTGCTATCAGTGTGGAAGGCATATTGAATCACAGACGACGGACCAAATAGTTGATGCAATACTTTCTTATCCTGCTGGAACAAGGATTGAGATTCTCGGACCGGTAGTAAGGGGAAGAAAAGGTGAATATAAGGAGTATCTGCAAAAGATAAAAAGAAGGGGTTATGTTCGGGTGAGGATTGATGGTAAAATCTATGAGATTGAAAATGTACCTGAACTGGAACGCTATAAAAAACACAATATTGAAATTGTTATTGATCGTATTATCTTAAAAGATGGAATAAGAAAAAGGCTTGCGGATTCAATTGAAATGGGGTTGCGAGAAGGGGAAGGACTTTTAATAGTTATCATTGATTCAAAAAAAGAAGTAATCTTTAGCCAGAAACTTGCCTGTGTTAATTGTGGTATAAGTTATCCTGAAATTTCTCCCAGAATGTTTTCATTTAATTCTCCTTACGGCGCCTGTGAAACCTGTGATGGGTTGGGGACAAAAATGGAGATTGAACCTAAAAGGGTTATTCTTAATCCTAATCTTTCAATCCTTGATGGTGCAATAAAACCTTATGGATTACCGGGTTCCTGGCGCACTGCAGTATTGAAAGGACTTGCAAAGAAATTAAAATTTGACCTTGATAAACCATTCAATAGATTGCCCCCTGAAGTCAGGGAGATTATCTTGCACGGTGAAAATATACCGATAGAAGTAGAATATATTAGAAGAGATGGTTCGGGAAGGGGCGTTTTCCAGGAAATGTTTGAAGGAGTTATCCCTGAATTGATGAGAAGATTTCATGAGACAAGTTCTGAATCTGTGCGTGAAGAAATTGAAGACTATATGGTTATTACACCGTGTCCTGATTGCAAAGGGAAAAGATTGAAACCTCAAAGTTTATCAATTAAAATAAATGAGAAAAATATTGCTGAGATAACAGAACTTTCAGTTAAAAATGCCCTTAATTTCTTTAAACATTTGAATCTCTCTGAAAAAGAGAAGATTGTTGCAAAGGATGTAATAAAGGAGGTCATGAGAAGGCTTGAATTTTTGAATTCGGTCGGACTTGATTATCTTACACTTGATAGGACGACTGATTCACTTGCCGGCGGCGAGGAACAAAGGGTGAGACTTGCCACCCAGATTGGTTCGGGATTGGTCGGCGTGTTATATATCCTTGATGAACCTTCTATCGGGCTTCATCAAAGAGATAACAAAAGATTGCTTGACACCTTAAAGTCCTTACGCGACCTCGGTAATACAGTTCTGGTTGTTGAGCATGATTCGGAGACAATTCATTCTGCCGATTATATCATTGATTTGGGACCCGGGGCCGGTGAAAATGGTGGTTATGTGGTATGTGTGGGCACTCCTGATGAAATTGCAAAGAATCCTAAATCAATCACGGGACAATATTTATCGGGAATTAAAAGAATAGAAATTCCAAAAACACGCAGACAAAAAAGGGGTTCTTTGATAATTCGAGGGGCAAGGGCAAACAATCTCAAATCAATAGACGTAGAAATTCCTCTTGGGGTATTTGTATGTGTGACAGGTGTTAGTGGTTCTGGTAAATCTACACTCATTGTTGATACTCTCTACCGCGCACTGGCACAGGAGTATTACCATTCAAAATACCCGCCAGGTGAATATAAAGAGATAATTGGGCTTGAACATATTGACAAAGTAATAAATATTGACCAATCGCCAATTGGTAGAACACCCCGTTCAAACCCAGCAACCTATACCGGTGCGTTCACACCAATAAGGGATCTTTTTGCATCTCTGCCCGAATCAAAGGTGCGCGGTTATAAACCGGGCAGGTTTTCATTCAATGTACCGGGCGGTAGGTGTGAGCAGTGTGAGGGGGGTGGAATTTTGTGGATTGAGATGCATTTTCTTCCTGATGTATATATAACCTGTGATGCCTGTCAAGGTAAGAGATTCAATCGTGAAACCCTTGAAGTTAAATATAAAGGTAAAAATATCAGCGAGGTATTGAATATGTCAGTATCAGAGGCACTTGAATTCTTTCAGCATATTCCACCGATAAAAAGAAAACTTCAGTTATTATATGATGTTGGACTTGGTTATATAAAATTGGGTCAACCAGCGACTACTCTATCGGGTGGAGAGGCACAACGTATAAAACTTGCTAAAGAACTCTCAAAGATTGCTACCGGAAAGACATTATATATCCTTGATGAACCAACCACAGGACTTCATTTTGAAGATGTAAAGTTACTTCTGGATGTTTTAAACAAACTTGTTGACCGTGGTAATACAGTAATTGTGATTGAACATAATCTTGAAGTAATTAAATGTGCCGACTGGATTATTGATTTGGGTCCCGAAGGTGGGGAAGAGGGAGGAAAAGTTGTTTGTACAGGAACCCCGGAAGATGTATCAAAAAAAGAAGATTCATATACTGGTCAATTCCTGCGTAAAATTCTTTAA
- a CDS encoding cold shock domain-containing protein codes for MVYGKVKWFDGKKGYGFIEKEDGSGDVFVHYQDIVGEGYRVLREGERVKFEITQTPKGDKAIKVERAKNE; via the coding sequence TTGGTCTACGGAAAAGTTAAATGGTTCGACGGTAAGAAGGGTTACGGTTTTATAGAGAAAGAAGATGGTTCCGGTGATGTCTTTGTCCATTATCAAGATATAGTGGGTGAAGGTTATCGGGTCCTTAGAGAAGGCGAACGAGTTAAGTTTGAGATAACCCAGACTCCGAAAGGAGATAAAGCAATTAAAGTCGAACGTGCAAAAAATGAATAA
- a CDS encoding tetratricopeptide repeat protein: MEKRAEEIKELLKNSINLEIQGKYKDAVTLLEKAIKLNPKDGNLYNRLGDLYLKLNRTKEAITAYQTGIEAFRADNFLRNALALCKKILRYDPGNPEINFTIAKILIDLDEKGDASMYLFSYIERQMASGNKKEVMQAMELLKSLKLNDSNVASKMATIYDKVGEKKKAEEVKKEIPEITPEQIPETNITDLELQPIIEESRTESHLHKTNVDFESLNRLENISNEFERVIRELRKTMRIDEVIVAIDKSLNIFSQQQKETINLLHKSLNTDLENLRRVISGLQEGSKKNLDEISKIITALDRSVNEINKNQKFIVEEITRNLNNIGGQFESATKKMLEDLRNLTSCYESTSKDVCTKVDENRQITSSLLKVGSETKIGIQTINDSLLKFFLNQDAQIKKLNKFILIVCIILGGIAGLLLLILFLK, translated from the coding sequence ATGGAAAAAAGAGCGGAAGAAATAAAAGAACTTCTAAAAAATAGCATAAATCTTGAAATCCAAGGCAAGTACAAAGATGCGGTTACTTTATTGGAAAAGGCAATAAAGTTAAACCCCAAGGATGGCAATTTATATAACCGTCTCGGCGATTTATATCTGAAATTAAATAGAACAAAAGAGGCAATCACCGCATATCAGACAGGCATAGAGGCATTTAGGGCAGACAATTTTTTAAGAAATGCCCTTGCCCTTTGCAAGAAAATTTTGCGTTATGATCCCGGTAACCCCGAAATCAATTTTACTATTGCCAAAATACTCATTGACCTTGATGAAAAGGGTGATGCATCGATGTATCTATTCTCTTATATAGAAAGACAAATGGCATCGGGCAATAAAAAAGAAGTAATGCAGGCAATGGAACTCTTAAAAAGTCTTAAATTGAACGATAGCAATGTGGCGAGCAAGATGGCAACAATATATGATAAGGTAGGCGAAAAGAAAAAGGCTGAAGAAGTAAAAAAAGAAATACCTGAAATCACCCCGGAACAAATTCCCGAAACAAATATTACCGATCTTGAATTACAACCGATAATTGAGGAAAGTAGAACAGAATCTCATTTACATAAAACAAACGTTGATTTTGAATCTTTAAACCGTCTGGAGAATATTTCCAATGAATTTGAAAGGGTGATTAGGGAATTACGTAAGACAATGCGAATAGATGAAGTTATTGTTGCAATTGATAAGTCATTAAATATCTTCTCCCAACAACAAAAAGAAACAATCAATTTGTTACATAAATCATTAAATACTGACTTAGAAAATTTACGGCGAGTAATCAGTGGCTTGCAGGAAGGTTCAAAGAAAAATTTAGATGAAATTTCAAAAATTATTACAGCCCTGGATCGTTCAGTAAATGAAATTAATAAAAATCAAAAATTCATTGTTGAAGAAATTACCAGAAATCTAAATAATATCGGTGGACAATTTGAATCAGCAACCAAGAAAATGCTTGAAGACCTCCGAAATCTTACATCCTGTTATGAATCAACAAGCAAAGATGTCTGCACAAAGGTTGATGAAAACCGTCAGATTACATCATCTTTATTAAAGGTCGGCAGCGAAACAAAAATTGGTATTCAAACCATTAATGATAGTCTCTTAAAATTTTTTCTCAATCAGGATGCCCAGATTAAAAAATTAAATAAATTTATTTTAATTGTATGTATAATACTCGGTGGCATAGCAGGTTTACTTTTGCTTATTTTATTTTTAAAATAA
- a CDS encoding NAD-dependent epimerase/dehydratase family protein — protein sequence MKILVTGGAGFIGSHIVDAYINEGHNVVIIDDLSTGDIKNVNSKAIFVKQDIISHEIEEIFKRYNFDIVNHHAAQINVRRSLDDPLFDAKVNVMGSLNLLSLSAKYNVKRFIFASSGGAIYGEPEKFPITEDFKPEPLSPYGVAKLTVENYIKVFARLYNFDYVILRYSNVYGPRQISKSEAGVISIFINQILENKECFVNGDGNQVRDYVYVGDVVKANLYALNSCPGYFNIGTGIETSVNDLLDIFSTILKKEIAHKHREPIPGEVFKNVLDYSKARKTFNWSPEVPLIKGIELTYRYFYNERQGKVS from the coding sequence ATGAAAATACTTGTTACTGGCGGTGCAGGTTTTATTGGTTCACATATTGTAGATGCTTATATAAATGAAGGTCATAATGTAGTAATCATTGATGACCTCTCAACCGGTGATATTAAAAATGTAAATTCTAAGGCAATTTTTGTCAAACAGGATATCATTAGTCATGAAATTGAAGAAATATTTAAAAGATATAACTTTGACATTGTAAACCATCATGCAGCCCAGATAAATGTGCGTCGTTCTCTTGACGATCCATTATTCGATGCCAAGGTAAATGTAATGGGTTCGCTAAATTTACTCAGTCTTTCTGCAAAATATAATGTTAAAAGGTTTATTTTTGCTTCAAGTGGCGGTGCCATCTATGGGGAACCCGAAAAATTCCCTATCACCGAAGATTTTAAACCCGAACCACTATCTCCTTATGGTGTTGCAAAACTCACGGTAGAAAATTATATAAAAGTTTTTGCAAGACTATATAATTTTGATTATGTAATTCTGCGGTACAGTAATGTATACGGTCCAAGACAGATCTCCAAGAGCGAGGCGGGTGTCATATCAATATTCATAAACCAGATCCTTGAAAATAAAGAATGTTTTGTAAATGGTGATGGTAACCAGGTACGAGACTATGTCTATGTTGGAGATGTAGTAAAAGCAAATCTCTATGCCCTTAATTCCTGCCCGGGATATTTTAATATTGGCACCGGAATCGAAACCAGTGTCAACGATTTGCTTGATATTTTTAGCACAATACTTAAAAAAGAGATAGCCCATAAACACCGGGAACCAATACCAGGAGAAGTATTCAAGAATGTCCTTGATTATTCTAAAGCGAGAAAAACTTTTAACTGGTCGCCCGAAGTTCCGTTGATAAAGGGAATTGAGCTAACCTATAGATATTTTTATAATGAAAGGCAAGGCAAGGTATCTTGA